The sequence AAATTTTTGTACCGGCATCTCGACCAGTAAATGGAGCGGTATAGACGTCAAATATGTCATTAAAACCGTCACGAGCCAGTGACctaactgaaaaaaatatagatagaaTTAAGGGGTAATAgtctcattaaaaaaaaaacataaaattaacaaattctAAACCAGTAGTTTCTGATATGACTTTTATCATATCAGAAACTACTGGCTTTCCATCTATTAAGTCAGAGGATAAATCTGCAAATATATAATCATTACTTACATTTCTCAAAAGAGATACCTCGTTGACATTAGTTTGTAACGCAATCTGCATAAGGTTGAAAGTCCAGTGTACCATAAGAATGCAAAGTGACATGCGACCTAAAACCTGCCAACCACTCCAAGACGCCATGCGCCAATAGATATCTGAAATTCGTGGTTttactgattaaaaatattttgatgttCTTATATTAGAAACaacacaaattttaaaaatacagtataacataagtttatttttaaattttttaaattgcactTTGTAGGTAAAGTGTAATATAAAGGCTTCACGTCATATCATATCATTTCATATATCATATGATTCATCCACACTACTATATTAAACTCATATAAGACATCTTGTCTTTAGCCTCAAAACATTAAGGTTTCATCAGCTCGGCCGTGGGTTTTTAATGATATGTGTGACTATCGCAGTTCATTTAATAAAGTGACTTGTGAGTTGAAATCACGAATTATCACTATCGTAGGACTTTAGCTTTTCTACGCATGTATCATATATCACGACGACGATCACTATATTAGGATTTTTAGATTCAAAAGTAGACAAATAAAAACCATCGTTAAAGAAACTTCTTTACTATTGGTCGTCGCATTTGTAAACTTGGAATGTAAATAGTATTAAGCATGAAAATACTTACTATCAATGCGGTAGATAAAACCCAAAAGTACTATACAAAAGATAATACATATGATAGGTCTATCGAATGCTGCGTAAAACGCAGATAGTAAACGACTGGGCTCCTCAGGCAGAAAATACCCAGCGTAGATCCATCCAAAAAAACCCGGCACTGACACTCGATATACTATTTTGAACCACTGTAATAAAAGATATTGCACCTATCAAGTTTGTATAGTGTCATTtgaaagattattatttatagtatttatgCAACCGAATTCCACTGCTAGATCTTTGATCTTTTCAAGTTGAAGTGCTAGAGTATAATAAAACGATTGTCAAGATTAGAGGATTATTATACATCTAAAATGTTCCAAATTACCAATACCAATATACCAATATTGCTAAGCACCCATAGGACAGCCTCTATCCCTGTTTTATGTTTCAGATGTCTTCAGACCTTGGGGTGTTCTATAtgcaaattcaaatttttttttttttggtaggacaataactttaaaataaataaggatTACCTTATACTTGAATAAGTCGATTTTATTATTGCGCATTTCGTAGTACAGGTAAGCCGTCGCTACTCCTAGTAGAGAAGCGGGAAGGCTGGCCCACGGTGCTGCATACATCCATTTAAAAGACGGCATGCCATAATGTAGTTTCTTCAAATAtcttaatagtaaataattaggTTATTTTTACAGTATAACAATCGCAAAGACagctgtgttggcctagtgcctTCAACTTGCGACTCTTATGTCTGAATTCGTAGGTTTGTACTAGTTGagtttctgtctatgtgcgcatctaaAATTGGCTCTtgcagtgaaggaaaacatggtATCGGCATATCCCAAACACAAACCTTgtctataaagtaaaaattatcaaagaaacgtataaaaataaaaaaaacgtagcAGAAATtagacttcagacacaagtttgatCCAGTACAGATCGACAACTGCCCCAGAAATACCTGCATGGCCAGTGTAAAGAGTATGTGCCCCTGTACTATCGTGCGCAGAGCAAGGGCCTTACGGGCGTAGAGGGCGCGTAGTACGCAAAGTACTCCGTACCAAGCAATGATCCGACGAACCCAAAAGAGGTTCGACGGTGACTTGGTGGTTCTCTGGATGTGAGGTCCGACAAAGATGGTTTGTGActatctggtattcgcgtaattgCGGGAATTTGTGTTAGGTCATATGCCAAAgtaatttcataaaaagtatgtataaataatgttcatTATAGGTACATTGTTTGGTTaggtataaaattgtaattacttACTCAGGATTAGTCAAATACAAGCTAGCCTTTAAATTGAAAGTGTACGCAGCGACGAAGTTGCAAAGTATAGTgaccaaaaaaaataatggtatAATTTTGATCACGACTTTTGTCCAACGGGTCAGTGCAATTGCCAGCACGATTGATAGTGCATACAGCTGCATGTCTACTGCAATGAACCTAAAAACCGAGTTTCACTTAAATATGAAGAAAAACCTGGTAAATTACGGCATGCGatatacaaacatttaaattcaatttaaataattaaaaataaataaaaagtacatcaaataatttacaccaaaacaatatttaataatttctgtaTGTCAATAATAGGATAAACTCATACCACGTTTGTATCAGACAGCGATCGTCAGGGCGGTAAAAGTTATGTATGAAGAGCGCGTGGGACCACCACTTCATCCGGCAGAGCTGAGCTTCCTTCTCCATAATCGGAATCCACATCGTGCCGTCCGATATGAAACGGCTCCATGTTGCCGTAAAACCCACCATGAACATGTATAGTGGTAATATTCTGGAATGCACGTATGAGGAATTATGACTTTTGAACGTAAAGGTGAAATAAGATATCTCTTTAATTTTCGGCtcaaatttgttattataaataattccatTTAGCTAAGCCCTAAATAAGACACTACGGACATGTTATTGTTTGCtaatacataacataaaaatggGATTGGTGGGTAATACTAAAgcataaagtattttttttatcctaaaaaaacataaagaaaaatgaaCAGTCTACGTTTGCAAAAATGAAGATGGGTGACACTACTGAAGGTGTCATTAATTCACTTTTTAATAGCTAAAGATTAAGgtgaataatgattttattgattttaattcaaggctgagattttgtatttaattgaaatttgttttgaagtatttataagtttttataagaattacgtaatgtaaattttatacagaTATTATAAAGATCATTATAATCCTTCTACttcttcttaaatttattttacaaatcgtgaattttgtctaaataataaCCTTATATTAAGACTAAACTTGTagtattttacaatataactATTCTATACAAAGGCGACCACAAGCATGACATTTATTTTCCATACAAATGCACTTGTATGAATGGAAagcgaataaaataatttattaaatgttatcgtatcgtatatatatatatatgaatactTGAAAGTTCAAATCAAAATGTTTTTCTTGAGGGTAGACTAGAAGTAGAACCCGATGTAATACTTGGAAATAGGGCCAACGTAGCCACCAAATGACGCGTAAGggataatgaaattttttattataaatttatatacagcGGACCTTGCAATGCGTCGTAGCAGCAGAACAAAGAATATGAGGAAAGGAGATCGCTTCTTGTATCGCTCATCCAGGAGTAGGAAATTATGGACGAAGATAAAACTGGAGAGCACGAAGAATGTTTGTACGCCCTGGCTGCCATTCGTCAGAATCATTAATGCTGGTTGCCGCCAGATCTATTGCAAAGAAATACAAGTTGTTCATTTCGTATCTTTCTACTACCGAAAATCCGCTATACCAATACTTTCATGTattaaagaagttttttttttttttttttaatttatttatttaattataaataatcttacagctaacatacataatattacaaaacaaacacttagacagtacaaaaaagccaaacattttttataaatgttttacaagAGAGAGTTTATGAAGGTTTTTTATCAAGCTTGCAGTTAGGCGCTGACGTAACGTAACGTAACGTAACCGTAACGTTCTCACTTATTTACAGTATCCTGCAGTCAAGTATTAAGACTAAACCAACAACCacttaagttaaaataacTCACCGATTCTTGTGCTTTTGGGTTGTAAATGTAAGCCATATGTATCGCTACTGCCGAATGAGCCATCATTATAAATAGCAGGATAAATGatctgaaataattatatacgacattgaaaaatttaaataatatgcgagtcttaaaaatatattaaaactatccTAATAAAGGTTTAAATGCATCAAATAACACTTCAAATATGAACATTGTTCTAAATTGCCGATAAGCCATCCTACTAAATATCCTACCGAACCGTTCACCATTCTTCCTCGTTAGCAATTAACTAATAGTGTACTCTCGATGACTCTTACagcagttttatttttaattttggcgatagttttttaaatagacaACGACTTTTTGCTAGCTAAAACgcttgatatttatttatttctttctagaatatcttaaatattttaaaaaggatgTCTTACTTTATACCATGTATGGAGTTGAACCGGGACACGATGGTGTCTTCGTTGGGGTAAATATGAGTGAAGTTCCTGTAGTTGCTTATAAGAGACCACGATAATAGAAGCTGGTTGCCTTAAAACATATTGAGTTATAATTTACACATAGATTGCAGcacacacaaaaatattagagcttaaatataaattaccttTGTTTGTCTTATCCCTAAAAATATCGTACATGGTTCCGAGTAGATTTGCCGCAAGCAGCGCGATGCAGAGAGCTAAGAAAATATCGTCGGCAACATCACGCGGTACGCTCGGGGGAGTCTGCGCGTCCTTGCAGTAATCCAGGCGTAGCATGGAAGCTTCTAAGCCATATTGAGACCTATGACAAACACACGTACATCTGTATCTTCATAAGAACAAAGTATTTCGCCGGCGTAAAAACGTATGAGCAATGGTAATGATTATAATGTGGAAACCCTATATGTATCGTTGCGGTACAATAtcgattaattttattcgtattaaataaataccttgTGATGTTATTAACGCACTGCTGGAATTGTTGTTTACGGGACATTGGCGTGTTAGATACGTCGATGCAGCTCGAGCTCAGACACAATCCTCGATGCAGCTGTGTACGGTTGAACCGATATCTCGTATTGGAAGaaacccactaaaaatggatttatttatttaattgtttaattcagAAAACAAAGTTCCATAACAATGTTAGTAAATTACAGCTTAATACCTTAAATCTAAGTGTtagtatgtttacattaattcatACAGGAATAATTCCGCATGAAATAGAGGAACAGTGATTCATGTATGGGCAATCGACTCGGTCCGCGATAATGAGGAGGATACCGTTACTGCTAGCTCTCACCCTGCGCACCAAGGATGCACATCTCTTGCGTATGGTGGCGTAAAAACAATCCACCCGCGCCTCAGCAAACATCCCCGATGCGCTGCAGAATCGAGGCAGCCGCAACAGCACCCTGAACGCATTATTATATTGGATACGGAAAGCATTGTATGACAATCGAGTATATTTCGACCATAAGGCGCTCGTATAGAATGATGTGCAGAATGCTCTAAACAAGGTTACTTTCACATCAATTGAGCACTGTGCAAACCTGCGGGCGATCAAGTTCGCCCTGACACACAACGCTCTCCGTTCCCTATCTATATCAGCATCGTCCCTGAGGTCGGGTGTCAATATGTGTCcaagatatttaaatgtttttacaatttttaaagggACGCCATATAGCGACATGGGGGGTATACTGGACACACCCTTCCAACCGGCCCCAAAGACCATGACTtcacttttatttacattatatttcaaaccatGACTAGCCGCATATACCTCACAGAGCTTAAGGAGACGTCTAACCCCGCAGACCGACGCACTCAGCAGCACCATATCGTCTGCGTAGCTGATATTGTTAACGCACACACCGTCCACGTGACAGCCGACACGCTCGCTGCTAAGCGTCTCAATCAAAgcgtttatatataaattaaagagaGATGGAGAGCTCAGTCCACCTTGTCTTACTCCACACTGCATCGTATAGGGCTTAGACAAGGCACCCATCCATTTAACATTATTGATTTGGTTACCATACCAAAACTTAAATACGTTAAGAAGTTCTTGAGGAACACTTATATCCTCTAGCTTCTTCCAAAGTAGATCGTAGCAAACCAAATCAAATGCCTTGGAAAGATCAAGGAAACAGGCATACACCGCCGTCCTCCGACGCAGATAGTATGA is a genomic window of Pieris napi chromosome 2, ilPieNapi1.2, whole genome shotgun sequence containing:
- the LOC125062983 gene encoding O-acyltransferase like protein-like; protein product: MPPLFQLDDYDACLVRNGTFCLGSFHLSAPNDNQLYRLLQWVSSNTRYRFNRTQLHRGLCLSSSCIDVSNTPMSRKQQFQQCVNNITRSQYGLEASMLRLDYCKDAQTPPSVPRDVADDIFLALCIALLAANLLGTMYDIFRDKTNKGNQLLLSWSLISNYRNFTHIYPNEDTIVSRFNSIHGIKSFILLFIMMAHSAVAIHMAYIYNPKAQESIWRQPALMILTNGSQGVQTFFVLSSFIFVHNFLLLDERYKKRSPFLIFFVLLLRRIARILPLYMFMVGFTATWSRFISDGTMWIPIMEKEAQLCRMKWWSHALFIHNFYRPDDRCLIQTWFIAVDMQLYALSIVLAIALTRWTKVVIKIIPLFFLVTILCNFVAAYTFNLKASLYLTNPEYLKKLHYGMPSFKWMYAAPWASLPASLLGVATAYLYYEMRNNKIDLFKYKWFKIVYRVSVPGFFGWIYAGYFLPEEPSRLLSAFYAAFDRPIICIIFCIVLLGFIYRIDNIYWRMASWSGWQVLGRMSLCILMVHWTFNLMQIALQTNVNEVSLLRNLGHWLVTVLMTYLTSIPLHLLVEMPVQKFLRASLGI